The window CTATGTCTATGGTTATACCCTTTAAAACCTCAACTGACAATTTGCCATTTTTATATGTTTTAGTTATATTCTCTAATTTAATCATATCTTAACACCCTAATACTGTATTGCTTTGCCGCGTGGGCCACCAGGACCAAAACCATAGTCCATCATGTCCATGGAGCTGCCCACAACAACCATTGTACCTGGTTCTATTCCGGAAATAACCTCGGCAAATCTATCACTTGTCAAGCCTATGGTAACCTCTTTTGCCACAGGCATGCCTTCCTCAAGGATCTGAACAAAGCTTTGACCGCCCTCTTCATATACTGCTTCAATGGGAACCAGAACTACATTAGCCTTGGAATCAATAAATATGGAAACGTTGGCATTCATTCCTCCCCGCAAGCCTTCAGGTGCCGGTATATCTATTTTCACGGGAAAACCTGCCAGGCCTTCCCTGGTCTCCCCCATGAGGGCCACCTCATAAACAAGGCCCGCAAATTCAACACCAGGCATTCCATCTACAGTGATAACAGCCTCCTGTCCCTTGTGGACCTTTGCAATATCATATTCGTCAATCATAATGTCTACCCGCATCATGTCATAATTTGCAATTTTAACAACCTTTGTTCCTACATTAACCTGGTCGGTTTCCTGAACAAAAACTTCTACTACAATGCCATCTATGGGGGCTCTAACCACCATGTTCTGCATCTGGTTTATCTTATTTTCAAGGTCAAGCTGCAGACTGCTTATCTGCAGCCTGTCACTTATAACATGGGACATTGCATCCCCTTCCTCAACAGTAGCTATAAGCTGCCCCTTGTTGACCCAATCTCCGTTTTTGGCATATATATTGGTAATGGCACCGCTAACATTAGGCACTATATTTTCTTCTGTCTTGTATCGTACTATTTCACCCTGCTGCTGCACCTCTATACCCGGCAAGCTAAAAATTACCTGGGGCTTCATCCCTACCTTTAGCAATCCAGGGTTGTTAAGGAGTATACTTATTCTATAAGAAAAACCCTGGTCTCCCGGAATTGGATTAGACTCTATTTCATGAATTGATGCCTGCATTTCTCCAGTAAACTCGCTAAAGTAGACCTTGACCTTATCTCCCTTTTTTACATTATTATATATCTGGCTTGTAGCCAGCACTTCAACTACAAGGCCGCTGTCATCCACAACCTTTCCTATTAAAGCTCCCGAAGATATCTCTTCTCTAACCTTATATGTAAAATCTGTAAGTCTGCCGCTGGCAGGAGCAACTATCCTTAATGCCTGCTCTGCACCCACCTGGTCTATTTTGTCCGGTGTGGTATTTAAGCGTCTGGCCAGCTGTATCTTTTTCTGGTCAAGCTCTAATTGTTTTTGCTGTATCTCCATTGCCAGGGTGGTATTTTCCAAGACTATTAACTCCTGTCCCTGGTTTACCCTATCTCCTGGCTTTACATTAACCCTTTTTACCGTTCCGGCTGCTGCTGAGCTTACCTCCTGATCCTCTATTGGAAGTAGTGGTCCCCAGCCTTCAACTACAACCTCCAAATCCCCCATGGTTGCCGGTGCCTCTGCAAAAACAGGTGGTTGATTCATTGGATCCCTTTTAGCCTGATACCATTTCCAACCCCCAAAACC of the Desulfitibacter alkalitolerans DSM 16504 genome contains:
- a CDS encoding efflux RND transporter periplasmic adaptor subunit; this translates as MKKVIIAVVILAVLVGGGFGGWKWYQAKRDPMNQPPVFAEAPATMGDLEVVVEGWGPLLPIEDQEVSSAAAGTVKRVNVKPGDRVNQGQELIVLENTTLAMEIQQKQLELDQKKIQLARRLNTTPDKIDQVGAEQALRIVAPASGRLTDFTYKVREEISSGALIGKVVDDSGLVVEVLATSQIYNNVKKGDKVKVYFSEFTGEMQASIHEIESNPIPGDQGFSYRISILLNNPGLLKVGMKPQVIFSLPGIEVQQQGEIVRYKTEENIVPNVSGAITNIYAKNGDWVNKGQLIATVEEGDAMSHVISDRLQISSLQLDLENKINQMQNMVVRAPIDGIVVEVFVQETDQVNVGTKVVKIANYDMMRVDIMIDEYDIAKVHKGQEAVITVDGMPGVEFAGLVYEVALMGETREGLAGFPVKIDIPAPEGLRGGMNANVSIFIDSKANVVLVPIEAVYEEGGQSFVQILEEGMPVAKEVTIGLTSDRFAEVISGIEPGTMVVVGSSMDMMDYGFGPGGPRGKAIQY